The nucleotide sequence ATCCATGGGTCTCTTACGAAATTCTCAAAACCGAGTTTCAGGCGCATCATGGCTCGGCGGTGGAACTCAATCGTGGTCAGCTGGAACTGTTGGAAAAATCGGATATCGATTTGGGTGATTTACGCGATACGGCCACCCAAAAATTGATTTCGCCCCGCTATAGCCGCAACGTTTGGTTCACCGATCGCAACGAAAATATTGCCCTCTCCATTCGCCATAAGGGCGATCGCATCTTTTACGAAAAGTCACCCTATCAATCGGTCGAGATTTTCGACACCTTTGAATACGGCAAAATGCTCACCGTCGACAAGATGGTGATGTGCTCCGAAAAGGATGAAAAGGCTTATCACGAAATGATCATCCATGTGCCGATGTTGGTGCAGCCCGACATCCGCAATGTGTTGGTGATTGGCGGCGGTGACGGCGGCAGCGTGCGGGAAATTCTCAAACATGAGCAAGTCGAGTCCGTCACCATGGTAGAGATTGACGAGGCCGTAGTGCGGGCCTCGCGAGAATATCTGCCCACGCTATCGGCGGCGCTCGACGATCCGAAACTGGAGCTGATCATTGGCGACGGCATCGACTTTGTGCGTCAGGCGCCAGATGAAACCTACGACTTGATTGTGGTGGATTCTTCTGATCCGGTGGGGCCGTCAGAGGGATTGTTCAGTCAGGCGTTTTATCAGGATGTTTATCGCTGTTTGCGTCCCGGCGGGGTGATGACGGCGCAGAGCGAGTCGCCCCGGTTCAATCAGCGCGCGTTTGTCGAGCTGAACCATTGTCTCAAAGACATTTTTGGCGTCGCCTCGGTGCACTGTTACCTGGCGTTTATTCCCACCTATCCCACGGGGATGTGGGGCTTCTCCTTCTGCGCCAAAGGCGATCGCCATCCGGTCCAGGATTTGGAGAGCGATCGCGCGGCCCAGTTCGCCACCGCCCACAACTTGCAGTATTACAACGCGGGTATCCACCAAGCCGCGTTTTGTTTGCCCACCGCGATCGACCAGATGCTCAATGGCTAGCCGCGCTGAGATCATTCGCAATTTTGACCCCAGCGGCGTCGGGCTGGAAAATGGCAACTTTTGTGGTTTGCCTTTTGACTACGACACCGCTGACATTCTCTTGCTGGGAATACCGTGGGAAGTTACCGTGTCTTATCACGAGGGCACGGCAGCTGGTCCTGAAGCGGTTCGCCAGGCTTCGCCCCAGCTCGATTTATATGATCTGGATAATCCTGACGGCTGGCAGCAGGGCATCTATATGCCGCCGTCGCCAGCCTGGATCCGGGAACTCAACGATGAGTTGCGCCCCGTTGCCGCCGAAATCATTCACGCCACGGAGCAGGGGCTAGATATCACCAGTGATGAACGGCTTGCGGGCTTGCTGCAGCGGGTCAATGCGGGGGGCGATCGCGTCCATCGCTGGCTCTATGACACGGCCCAACGGGCGATCTCAGCGGGCAAACGGGTGGGGGCGATCGGCGGCGATCACAGCATTCCCCTCGGCCTGATTCGCGCTTTGGCGGATCACCACGGCAGCTTGGGGGTGCTCCATATCGACGCCCACGCCGATTTGCGCCAGGCCTACCAAGGTTTTCCCTATTCCCACGCTTCGATCATGCATCAGGTGATTGCCCTGCCGCCGATCGCCCGGCTGGTGCAAGTCGGCATTCGCGACATCTCCCACGGCGAGGTGGCGACAATTCAGCAATCCGCCGGACGCATTCAGACCCACTACGACGCCGTTCTCAAGGAGCAACGGTTTGCGGGCATCCCCTGGCGTGACCTCTGTCGCCAAATCATCGAACCCCTGCCCGATCGCGTCTACGTCAGCTTTGATGTGGATGGCCTCGACCCCAAACTCTGTCCCCAAACGGGGACGCCCGTGCCCGGTGGCCTGGAACTGGAAGAAGCCTTTGCCCTGCTGCGGGAACTGGTGCGGAGCGATCGCCACATTATTGGTTTTGACGTGTCAGAAGTAGGCGACGGCGACTGGGACGGCAATGTCGGTGCCCGCATTGTCTACAAGCTCTGCAACTTGATGGGGCGATCGCGCCCTTCGGACAAGGGGCTTGCCTAGTGCGGCAACGCGACCTGTGGTAAAACTTGATTCCGATATCGTCTGTTGATCCATCTCGCCAGGTAACCGCCCATGTCTGTCAAAGAAGCTGTCATCCAGGGCATGCGCACGGTAAGTCCGCTCACAGCCCCCTTCTTTGACACCCTGCTCGCCTGGTCACAAAAGCATCGAGAACTGCGCTTTTTGTTGCCCGCTGGCAAGCAGTTTGTGTATGACCACTATCTGGGAAAATTCCGGGTCAATATTGATACGACTTACCCGATTGAAGTGGAGATGGCGACGGGCCGCTATGACCTCAAAACCTCGGCGGTGCTGCAAAAATTCATCACCGCCGACGCGACGGTGCTCGATATTGGGGCGAATGTCGGCGCTTTAACGTTATTGATGGCGAGTTTGGCCGAACAGGGGCGGGTGATTGCGATCGAGCCGGGACCGACCACCTTTGCCCGACTCCAGGCCAATGTGGAGCTGAATCCTCAGTTAGCCAAAAGGGTGGATATTTATCAGCTGGGGATTGCCGACCAACCGGGAATGCTTTATTGGCAAGAAGACGCCAACGTTCCCGGTAATGCTGGGTTATTGAGCCAGGAGGGCGTCAAGGTCGAAGTTCAGGCTTTGGATGATTTCATTTCTCAGTTAGCACTTGATCGCCTCGATTTCATCAAGATCGATGTGGAAGGCATGGAGTACGAAGTGATCAAAGGGGGCTTGAACGCGATCGCTCAATATCGCCCCATTCTCTATTACGAGACGTTGGAAAGCTTTCGCGTCAATCGCGGCTTCGATATTTACAACCAGATTTTTCAGCTCTTGCAAGATTTAGACTATCGCCAGTTTGCGATCGCCCCCAACGCCCAAACCATCGAAGTTCAAAATTTGAACCAGTTACTGTCTCCTAACACCCTCGCGATTCCAGCCGAGAAGGTGGACACAGGTCAGTGATCAGGATTGGATGACTCCAACTTTTGTAGTCTCGTGTCTGTGCTTGAACAGCTGAGACGGCTGTCCACACGTCATTAAATCCTCCTTCCTTAGTCATTATCGTGATCGACGGGAACGGCTTGATCCGGTTGGGGCGCGATCGCAGTCTTGGAGTCACTGCTGGTGGGGGCTTCCCCCTGAATCAAGTCTTTGACCTGGCTGAGCACGGTCCCGAGTTTTCCCTCATCCAGCAGACTATTGATCAGCGATAAGTCGCCGGTCGACATCAGCAGCTTATTGATGTCGCCGGGGGTGCTACCGTTGCCATCGCCGTTCATGCCCGGAAAGGCATAAATCCGCGCATCGCCAATCACGCCGGGTTGCGGGGCCAACGCACTGAGGACTTCGGGCAGGCGATCGACCAGTTGCGGCCAAATCTGCGCGATCACATCCGCCGTCAGGTTGGTGTTGCTGATGGCGTTGCGAGCTTCGATATCAAGGTACTTAGGCAGCAAGCCGATGAAGCCTGAGAGATATCTAGCCCGCTACAGCCAAGCGGCGGGAGACAATCCCTCCTCGCGCCCCCACGGTGCCCGTACGCCGAGAACCAGGGCGATCGGACATGGCGGACAGCCCCAACAAGAAGTCTTGCCACCTTCCTGAGATCCTATTGGCCGTACTTTGGCAAGTAGTTTTGAAAAAATAAACAAGCGTCAACCTTTCTTTAAAGCTGAATTAAATTGCATAAACCCACTTCCTTTCTGAGATGAGTGTGCTAACTTAATAGACAAGAAGCAAACAACTGAATACCTCGTTGCAAGAAACTTTCAATCACACTTTGAATTCCTTGCATACCCCAAAACCAAATTCAAATTGACGTAAACCAACACTAAAATGGGCTTTGAACAGTGTTCAAACAGGCCACCAAATATTTCAAAAGTGTTGCCAGGCGTTGTAAACCTTAGTAAGTAATAGTCCACAACAGCACTAACTAAGTACATTTTGTAAGTTTGGAAGTCAACAATTCAATAATTTTCAAAAAGAGTTCGGCATTTGAGTCGAGCTCTTTTTGATTTTAAATGGCCGGGCTCAAAGCACAGCGCCAACGACAATTGATTTTCTAGCATTGATCGGTGTTGAGAGGAATCAGATTACTGAGGGAAAACTTTCCCATTGTCGAGAAGCTCACGGTCTCAATAAGTGAAACGTCCCTACGTTGTGTCCGGCATGCCGTCATCATCACCTTCGAAATATGTGTTTGCCCTAGAGTTGGCCCCAGATGAAGCGGACACGTTATTGAGCGGCAGAAAGGGAACGGACAGAATTAGAGTCAGCTTGCGTGTTCATAGCATCAAATCAAACATGAGTCCTTGATCAGCCTAATGCTGCGAATGGTGAAATTATCTTCCGTGAAATCTCTTCAAATAGTTAAAGATTTTACGGAAACCGCGATCGCTTGAATTCCAGGTAAATTTCCTCCCTCCGCCATTTCACTGGGCTGACCCACAAACTATGGTTGTTTTAGTTACAGGGGTGTGTTGGATACGGAGAGCTTGGATGGGTTGATGCAAATTCCTATTCTGAGCAGCCCAACGACAAACTTCACACTTAAACTCTAGGAACACTATGACCACGCATTCACTCATTCGCTCGGTTCAAAAAGTCGGTTACGTCGTCCCAATTTTGGCGGCGTCTGTTATGGGAGTAGGAGCGATCGCGCCCGAGGCTCAGGCTAATTCTCTGGTTCCCCAAATGGAAGGGGAAGTCTATGTCGGGTTTGACAATTGTTTGGGCAAAGATTGCTCATATCTAAATTTGGACTCCCTAATTGAGTCGATCGAGAGCTTGACCGATAGCTCAACGCAGACTAAGAGTCGCTTGTTTGTCGATGCCGCTGGTAGCAGCAACACCTACGGTGGTGTGAAATTTCGGTCTCAAGATATTGGGACATCAGACGGCTCTGGCGACTACTGGTTTCGGCCTGTCGCAATGCAACAAAATGGCACTACTCCACTAGTCGAAAAGGGACAACTCGAAGTTGGCACCTTCAGATTTACCTTTAGCCAGATCCTCAGTGACTTAACTGTGAATTGGTTCGACACTGAGCGCCAAGGTGGCACCAGCTATACAGCCTTTGACGCTGACGGTAACAAAATTGCAGCCGGGACAATCGCCAAAGGCCCTAACAACAATGTCCAAGAAACCACACTGACCGGGGTGAAGTCGATTATCCTCAATCTAGGTGAGCGCCATGGCGGCACAGGTGACGGGGTTAACTTCCAGATTGATGGTGCGGCCGCAGTGCCAGAACCAGGGTTGATGATGGGCTTGGGGGCCTTTGCAGTGGCCGGTGGTCTCGGTCTGCGCAAGCGCCAGTCTGATAGCACTGCCGCTTAATCAGCTGTTCGTTCGACCAATTTGCCTCAACTATCGTTAAGCGTAACCATACTGCCGTTTCCGACCCAGAAACGGCAGTTTTTTTATGGGTTCAGCTCACCAGGCACAAAAGCCAATGGAGCTTTCTAGAACTGAAAGCTGGAAGATTAATCATGGGGTTCAAATTGTTGGGGAGGAAACCGTTTGGGCGACTCCAGGAATGGGCGGTGCGGGGGCGGCGGCATTGGGCCAGGGGCCGGGCGATTCGGCAGGTAAAAGCACCACCGTTTTCTCAGTTTTATAGCGGGTAAACCCTCGCGCTTCGTAATTTTTGTAGGCGTGCTGACTGTCCAGCGAGCAAGTATGCAGCCATACCCGCTGATGGGTGAGTTCCCAAGCGCGCTCAATGGCACAAGTTAAGAGGTGCCCCCCGATGCCCTGCGCAATGAACTGCGGCAAGAGGCCGAAGTATTCAATCTTGACCCTCTGATCGGGTTGGGTAATCAACTCGCAATACCCCGCCGGCGTTCCCGACAGATACGCCACCCAGGTTTCGAGTTCGGGGCGGTTAAGGTGGGCCAGCCACTGGTCATAGGTCCACGGCAGACGATCGCGCCAATACCAATGTCCACCCACGCTGGTATAAAGAAAGCGACTGAACTCGGGACTGGGAATGGCCGCCTGCTGCACCACCAATCCCGACAAGTTGGCCCGTTTTGGACGGAGGTCGGCAGGCGATCGCATTTCCAAATACCAGGTGGTGAGTGGGATTTTCATCACGGCGATCGCCCTCTAACAAGTTTGGCGCTATTGATAATACCGCCCCTCTAACCAGACCCGCACCTCCAGTTCTGAGTCAAAGGTGTAATGGCGACGGTCTACAGGGTCATACACTCGATAACAGAGCTGACCTTGATGAGTGGTGTGAGTCGTAATGCGGGGCGCAGTGGACCCGACAAAATAATTCAACAAAGCTTGCCCCCATCGCTGCCAACGGGCACGGGGTGGCGGATCAGCTAAGGCAGATTGCGTGGGGTGAGGCTCTGTTTGCAGTAGTTCTAAGCGAGCATAAAGATGGTCAGATGGCATGAGGCTGTCCTCCGGGTGAAAGAGCAACTCGAATCGATTCGGCATGAACTTAGTTTCCTCAATTTGCCCCTAGCCGCACAGAGGCAGTCACGCTAAATTGTTCTGGTAACAGTTTTAATTTCGAAAACTGTTCTGGCCAAAAGTGAGGCCAACTGTTTAGCCGCGCTCAATCCAGCACATCAAAGCCGCTTTTGGGGGCTCCTTGGCGCCGCTATTGCCAGTGATTGAAGCTCTAATTTGGGTCGCTGTATCTTGCGGCCCTATGGGCAATCAAGATGGCTGTTCCACTGAATAAAGTTCGATGCCTTAGTACTTTTCGCTCAGTCTCAGGTGACGTCATGAAACTCTCGCCCATCACATTAGAAGCGGATCAAGTGCTGTATGAGCAGGTAGCCGAGCGGTTGCAAACCTTGATTATGGAAGGGACACTCAAGGCGGGCGATCGCCTCCCCTCAGTGCGCAAGCTGCGGCAACAACTCTCGGTCAGCATGTCAACGGTGTTGGAAGCGTATCGCCTACTAGAAGATCGTGGACTGGTCACGGTGCGCCCCCAGTCTGGCTACTACGTCAAATCCACCGCGCTGAATGTGCTGCAAGAACCCGCTATCACTATCCCCACTACGGATGAGGCGCGTGAAATCGATACCCCGTTATCCCTGCGACTGATGCTCGCGGCCCAAAATCCCGAAATTGTGCAGTTGGGAACAGCCCTGCCCGCTCTATCGCTGATGCCGCTGTCCCAGCTCAATCGACTGACGGGCAAAATTTTGCGCGATCGCCCGGAATATGCCCACGCCTACGCCAGTCCGCTAGGCGATGAAGGACTGCGAACCGAAATCGCCAAACGCATGCTCAACACTGGCTGCGCCGTCGCCCCAGACGATTTGCTGATCACCAATGGGGCGTCAGAGGCGCTGTATTTTTCGTTGCAGGCGGTAACTCAACCGGGCGACACCGTGGCCGTGCAATCGCCCACCTATCACACCGTGCTCGAAAGTCTCAAAAAACTGAATCTCAAGGCTTTGACGCTGCCGACCCATCCTCGCGATGGCATCAGTCTGGCGCACTTAGAGGCAGCGTTGCAAACTCAATCCATCAAGGTGCTGCTGCTGGTCTCCAACTTTAGCAATCCCCTCGGGAGCTGTATGGATGATGACAAGAAAAAGCAGCTGATGACCCTGCTCAACCGCTATGACGTGCCCCTAATTGAGGACGATGTCTACGGCGAGTTATATTTCACCGGCGATCGCCCCAAAGCCATCAAAGCCTTTGATACCGAGCACCGCGTCTTATACTGCTCGTCCTTGAGTAAAGTGCTGTCGCCCGGTTTACGCATCGGTTGGTGTGCCGCCGGTCGCTATCAAGCCGCCGTCACGGGTCACAAATCAGTCACCAATCTCAGCACGGCGATCGCGCCCCAACTCACCGCTGCCGCCTTTCTCGCCAACGGGGGCTTTGACCGTCATCTGCGCCAATTGCGCCGCGCTTATTACGAACAAATGACCCGTATGCAACAGGCGATCGCTGACTACTTTCCCGCTGAGAGCCGCGTCACCCGTCCGAATGGCGGCCATGTGCTGTGGGTCGAAATGCCCGCCGGATTCGATGCCTTCGCCTTTTACAAGGCGGCCCTGGCGGAAAATATCAGTGTCGTCCCCGGCTTCATGTTTTCCGCATCGGGGCACGATTACTGCAACTGCTTCCGGCTCAATACGGCTGTGCCCTGGTCAGACTCACTCGATCAGGCCATGCAAACCCTGGGCCAACTGGCCAAAA is from Leptolyngbya iicbica LK and encodes:
- the speE gene encoding polyamine aminopropyltransferase encodes the protein MNSLGRHILVEFHGCSSEVLNDVPHIEASMLKAAKESGATIISSTFHHFSPFGVSGVVVIQESHLAIHTWPEYRYAAVDLFTCGYSVNPWVSYEILKTEFQAHHGSAVELNRGQLELLEKSDIDLGDLRDTATQKLISPRYSRNVWFTDRNENIALSIRHKGDRIFYEKSPYQSVEIFDTFEYGKMLTVDKMVMCSEKDEKAYHEMIIHVPMLVQPDIRNVLVIGGGDGGSVREILKHEQVESVTMVEIDEAVVRASREYLPTLSAALDDPKLELIIGDGIDFVRQAPDETYDLIVVDSSDPVGPSEGLFSQAFYQDVYRCLRPGGVMTAQSESPRFNQRAFVELNHCLKDIFGVASVHCYLAFIPTYPTGMWGFSFCAKGDRHPVQDLESDRAAQFATAHNLQYYNAGIHQAAFCLPTAIDQMLNG
- a CDS encoding agmatinase family protein gives rise to the protein MASRAEIIRNFDPSGVGLENGNFCGLPFDYDTADILLLGIPWEVTVSYHEGTAAGPEAVRQASPQLDLYDLDNPDGWQQGIYMPPSPAWIRELNDELRPVAAEIIHATEQGLDITSDERLAGLLQRVNAGGDRVHRWLYDTAQRAISAGKRVGAIGGDHSIPLGLIRALADHHGSLGVLHIDAHADLRQAYQGFPYSHASIMHQVIALPPIARLVQVGIRDISHGEVATIQQSAGRIQTHYDAVLKEQRFAGIPWRDLCRQIIEPLPDRVYVSFDVDGLDPKLCPQTGTPVPGGLELEEAFALLRELVRSDRHIIGFDVSEVGDGDWDGNVGARIVYKLCNLMGRSRPSDKGLA
- a CDS encoding FkbM family methyltransferase codes for the protein MSVKEAVIQGMRTVSPLTAPFFDTLLAWSQKHRELRFLLPAGKQFVYDHYLGKFRVNIDTTYPIEVEMATGRYDLKTSAVLQKFITADATVLDIGANVGALTLLMASLAEQGRVIAIEPGPTTFARLQANVELNPQLAKRVDIYQLGIADQPGMLYWQEDANVPGNAGLLSQEGVKVEVQALDDFISQLALDRLDFIKIDVEGMEYEVIKGGLNAIAQYRPILYYETLESFRVNRGFDIYNQIFQLLQDLDYRQFAIAPNAQTIEVQNLNQLLSPNTLAIPAEKVDTGQ
- a CDS encoding flotillin domain-containing protein codes for the protein MLPKYLDIEARNAISNTNLTADVIAQIWPQLVDRLPEVLSALAPQPGVIGDARIYAFPGMNGDGNGSTPGDINKLLMSTGDLSLINSLLDEGKLGTVLSQVKDLIQGEAPTSSDSKTAIAPQPDQAVPVDHDND
- a CDS encoding LEVG family PEP-CTERM protein → MTTHSLIRSVQKVGYVVPILAASVMGVGAIAPEAQANSLVPQMEGEVYVGFDNCLGKDCSYLNLDSLIESIESLTDSSTQTKSRLFVDAAGSSNTYGGVKFRSQDIGTSDGSGDYWFRPVAMQQNGTTPLVEKGQLEVGTFRFTFSQILSDLTVNWFDTERQGGTSYTAFDADGNKIAAGTIAKGPNNNVQETTLTGVKSIILNLGERHGGTGDGVNFQIDGAAAVPEPGLMMGLGAFAVAGGLGLRKRQSDSTAA
- a CDS encoding GNAT family N-acetyltransferase, with translation MKIPLTTWYLEMRSPADLRPKRANLSGLVVQQAAIPSPEFSRFLYTSVGGHWYWRDRLPWTYDQWLAHLNRPELETWVAYLSGTPAGYCELITQPDQRVKIEYFGLLPQFIAQGIGGHLLTCAIERAWELTHQRVWLHTCSLDSQHAYKNYEARGFTRYKTEKTVVLLPAESPGPWPNAAAPAPPIPGVAQTVSSPTI
- a CDS encoding PLP-dependent aminotransferase family protein; this translates as MKLSPITLEADQVLYEQVAERLQTLIMEGTLKAGDRLPSVRKLRQQLSVSMSTVLEAYRLLEDRGLVTVRPQSGYYVKSTALNVLQEPAITIPTTDEAREIDTPLSLRLMLAAQNPEIVQLGTALPALSLMPLSQLNRLTGKILRDRPEYAHAYASPLGDEGLRTEIAKRMLNTGCAVAPDDLLITNGASEALYFSLQAVTQPGDTVAVQSPTYHTVLESLKKLNLKALTLPTHPRDGISLAHLEAALQTQSIKVLLLVSNFSNPLGSCMDDDKKKQLMTLLNRYDVPLIEDDVYGELYFTGDRPKAIKAFDTEHRVLYCSSLSKVLSPGLRIGWCAAGRYQAAVTGHKSVTNLSTAIAPQLTAAAFLANGGFDRHLRQLRRAYYEQMTRMQQAIADYFPAESRVTRPNGGHVLWVEMPAGFDAFAFYKAALAENISVVPGFMFSASGHDYCNCFRLNTAVPWSDSLDQAMQTLGQLAKKQLAQQWLSDLP